A region of Lycium barbarum isolate Lr01 chromosome 1, ASM1917538v2, whole genome shotgun sequence DNA encodes the following proteins:
- the LOC132604390 gene encoding uncharacterized protein LOC132604390, with protein MRDFASCFNEYAVQVSDTSCSSYSNSACIPPSNLIPSVQNTVNCLYKVTLSNKKQVLITISWTKTNVTQGLSVHFGDDPSSVFKLNTNSRLFRKKKGSKSMDLDHYKVEIFWDLCAARYLTGPEPIDGYYLLVTVDSQLGLILGDMAEEASLRKLKNGNPMAKFSLISRQEHFSGNTLYSTKAQFCDNGNIHDVLIRCSGENEGLKHPVLSVYIDKKMVIRVKRLQWNFRGNQSIFVDGLLVDLMWDVHDWFFNPASGIALFMFRTRSGMDSRLWLDDKDKLLLKGQDKVEFSLLIYASKST; from the coding sequence ATGAGAGACTTTGCTTCTTGTTTCAATGAATATGCTGTACAAGTCTCTGATACTTCTTGTTCTAGTTACTCAAATTCTGCTTGTATCCCTCCCTCTAATTTAATCCCTTCAGTACAAAACACAGTCAATTGTTTGTACAAAGTCACTTTGTCCAATAAAAAGCAAGTCTTGATCACAATTTCTTGGACCAAAACAAATGTAACACAAGGCCTAAGTGTGCACTTTGGTGATGACCCTTCAAGCGTCTTCAAACTCAACACGAATTCGCGTCTTTTTAGGAAGAAAAAGGGAAGCAAATCAATGGATTTGGATCATTACAAGGTTGAAATTTTCTGGGATTTGTGTGCAGCCAGGTATTTAACAGGTCCTGAACCAATTGATGGATATTATTTACTTGTCACAGTTGACTCACAACTTGGCCTAATTCTTGGTGACATGGCTGAAGAAGCATCACTAAGGAAATTGAAAAATGGAAATCCTATGGCAAAGTTCTCATTAATTTCAAGACAAGAACACTTTTCTGGCAACACCCTTTATTCAACTAAGGCTCAATTTTGTGACAATGGCAACATTCATGATGTTTTAATTCGTTGTAGCGGCGAAAATGAAGGTCTAAAGCATCCAGTTTTATCAGTTTATATTGATAAGAAGATGGTGATTAGAGTTAAAAGGCTGCAATGGAACTTCAGGGGAAATCAGAGTATTTTTGTGGATGGATTGCTTGTTGATTTAATGTGGGATGTTCATGATTGGTTCTTTAATCCAGCTTCTGGTATTGCACTTTTTATGTTTAGGACAAGAAGTGGAATGGATAGCAGATTGTGGCTAGATGATAAAGACAAATTGCTACTAAAAGGTCAAGATAAGGTTGAATTCTCATTGCTGATCTATGCCTCTAAGAGCACATaa